The following proteins are co-located in the Actinomycetota bacterium genome:
- the alaS gene encoding alanine--tRNA ligase, with protein MDIREKFLNYFKQKGHLVLPSASLVPEDDPSVLLTTAGMQPFKPYYLGIKKPPKTRISTVQKCFRTSDIDSVGYTDRHLTFFEMLGNFSFGDYFKKEAINFALDFIINYLDLKIDRLWVAIFKGEGNLPRDHEAHSLWLEEGISKKRIVEYGKSENFWGPAGDTGPCGPCTEIYYDFGPEVGCGKKDCSPSCDCGRFLEIWNLVFTQYNFNGKEYVELPSKNIDTGMGLERIAAVLEGKLSVFDTKLFSPIINKIKDLSDHVSSNLSPQEYQRALRVVADHCRAIYFLIADGVIPANEGRGYILRRIIRRAIRFGKLLGIKGYFLNDLGQVLIDNYKGPYPELAAKQKFAFKIISDEEERFSKTLKQGSKVLASTIENLKFHKNDYIDPKDAFRLYETYGFPVEVTREILQENNLKLDMDQFEHFYRQHVAKSKQQTVFDKKVDHKLDLYKETARKCSADFTGYQALHTSTQVTQLFETSPKQELSIVGSLKEGQKGEIILKSTPFYAEKGGQAGDKGKIYTDKFLFEVEDTQVPVEGVYIHQGRVSKGTVNIGDMVEAEVEISFRKDISKNHTATHLLHWALKAVLGAEINQAGSSVENSRFRFDFLCYQAPTKEQLDKVEMMVNAKIQNNDIVKIFETSKEYAQEIGAIALFDEKYGDFVRVVEIDNYSRELCGGTHVSRTGELGLFKIISESSIGANTRRIEAITGMHAYNMLKQKAIQADMAARILGVDQLEVIKGIEALKNSYDQLSAQMENIKIKQLRDDISSKLPAGQDGKKIKIIAQNLIHNPLAHGLDAQSLADIGDQIKDLNQQKSTVIILGHAVNNKPVLILQATPDLVKKGLNLGKIAKESGKLLNGGGGGKPDFAQSGGSQLSKIDEAINFSKQRILEQCD; from the coding sequence ATGGATATAAGAGAAAAATTTTTAAACTATTTTAAGCAAAAAGGGCATCTAGTATTGCCGTCTGCCAGCCTAGTTCCTGAAGATGATCCCAGTGTGTTGCTTACCACAGCAGGAATGCAACCTTTTAAACCTTATTATTTGGGAATTAAAAAACCTCCTAAAACCAGAATTTCTACCGTACAGAAATGTTTTAGAACCAGTGATATTGATAGCGTGGGATACACCGATAGGCATCTTACCTTTTTTGAAATGCTGGGAAATTTTTCCTTTGGTGATTATTTCAAGAAGGAAGCTATAAATTTCGCCCTGGATTTTATTATTAATTACCTTGATTTAAAAATAGACAGGTTATGGGTGGCCATATTTAAAGGAGAAGGTAATCTTCCCCGTGACCATGAAGCCCATAGTCTTTGGTTAGAAGAAGGAATCAGCAAGAAAAGAATCGTTGAATACGGTAAATCTGAAAATTTCTGGGGTCCTGCCGGTGATACAGGTCCCTGTGGCCCTTGTACTGAGATATATTACGATTTTGGTCCGGAAGTGGGGTGCGGTAAAAAAGATTGCAGCCCGTCCTGTGATTGCGGAAGATTTCTAGAAATTTGGAACCTGGTCTTTACACAATATAATTTTAACGGCAAAGAATACGTAGAGCTCCCTTCTAAAAATATTGATACTGGAATGGGCCTGGAAAGAATTGCCGCGGTTCTGGAGGGAAAATTATCTGTTTTTGATACAAAATTATTTAGCCCTATTATTAATAAAATCAAGGATTTGTCCGATCATGTTAGCAGTAACCTGTCTCCCCAAGAATACCAGAGGGCTTTAAGGGTTGTAGCTGATCATTGCCGGGCAATTTATTTTTTGATAGCTGACGGGGTTATACCGGCTAATGAAGGCCGTGGTTATATACTTAGAAGAATTATAAGAAGGGCTATCAGGTTTGGGAAACTATTGGGCATAAAAGGTTATTTTTTAAATGATTTAGGGCAAGTGCTGATAGATAACTATAAGGGACCCTATCCCGAATTGGCAGCCAAACAGAAATTTGCTTTTAAAATAATAAGCGATGAAGAAGAAAGGTTTTCCAAAACCCTAAAGCAGGGAAGTAAGGTTTTGGCTTCTACTATAGAAAACTTAAAATTTCATAAAAATGATTACATTGACCCCAAGGATGCTTTCAGGCTTTATGAAACCTATGGTTTTCCGGTAGAAGTGACCAGGGAAATACTCCAGGAAAATAATCTTAAACTGGATATGGACCAGTTTGAACATTTTTATAGACAGCATGTAGCTAAATCCAAACAGCAGACCGTATTTGATAAAAAAGTGGACCATAAGCTTGATCTTTATAAGGAAACAGCTAGGAAGTGTTCAGCTGACTTTACTGGATATCAGGCTCTTCATACCTCTACTCAGGTGACTCAACTATTTGAAACAAGCCCTAAGCAAGAGTTATCAATAGTGGGCAGCTTAAAAGAAGGACAAAAGGGTGAAATCATATTAAAATCTACACCCTTCTATGCTGAAAAAGGCGGCCAGGCTGGAGATAAGGGCAAAATTTATACAGATAAATTTTTATTTGAAGTAGAAGACACCCAGGTTCCGGTAGAAGGGGTATATATTCACCAGGGAAGGGTAAGTAAGGGTACGGTTAATATTGGTGATATGGTAGAAGCTGAGGTAGAAATAAGTTTCCGCAAAGATATAAGTAAGAACCATACTGCTACCCACCTGCTGCATTGGGCCCTTAAGGCAGTGTTGGGGGCAGAAATTAATCAAGCTGGGTCGTCTGTGGAAAACAGCCGCTTCAGGTTTGATTTTTTATGCTATCAGGCTCCTACCAAGGAACAGTTGGACAAGGTAGAGATGATGGTTAATGCTAAAATACAAAATAATGATATAGTCAAGATTTTTGAAACCAGCAAGGAATATGCCCAGGAAATAGGGGCGATTGCCCTTTTTGATGAAAAATATGGTGATTTTGTAAGAGTAGTAGAGATTGATAATTATAGCCGGGAACTATGTGGCGGAACCCATGTAAGCAGAACCGGAGAATTAGGGTTGTTTAAAATTATTTCTGAGAGCAGCATAGGTGCCAATACAAGGAGAATTGAAGCAATAACTGGCATGCATGCTTATAATATGTTAAAGCAAAAAGCCATACAGGCAGATATGGCTGCTAGGATTTTAGGGGTAGACCAGCTAGAAGTTATTAAGGGTATAGAGGCATTAAAAAATAGTTATGATCAGCTTTCAGCCCAGATGGAAAATATAAAAATAAAGCAATTAAGGGATGATATAAGCTCCAAACTTCCTGCTGGACAGGATGGCAAAAAAATAAAGATAATTGCCCAAAATTTAATCCATAATCCTTTAGCTCATGGTTTAGATGCCCAGTCGTTAGCTGATATAGGGGACCAGATTAAGGATTTAAATCAGCAAAAATCTACGGTTATAATACTGGGACATGCTGTAAACAATAAGCCTGTCTTGATACTGCAAGCAACACCAGATTTAGTGAAAAAAGGTCTAAACCTGGGTAAAATTGCCAAAGAGAGCGGTAAATTACTGAATGGAGGGGGAGGAGGTAAACCAGATTTTGCCCAATCCGGTGGTTCACAGTTATCAAAAATTGATGAGGCTATTAATTTTTCCAAACAAAGGATACTAGAGCAATGCGATTGA
- the ruvX gene encoding Holliday junction resolvase RuvX: MRLMSLDIGDKNIGVAISKKDIKMAIPHSVLPHDHMIAESLKKIIDEHKIEKIIVGIPFNLKGEIGYQGKKVIDFIDKYIKPHGLPIVQYDERFSTKLCEFKNKKDKTKQIDKYSACVILNDYITRYEK; the protein is encoded by the coding sequence ATGCGATTGATGAGCCTTGATATAGGGGACAAGAATATTGGTGTCGCCATAAGCAAAAAAGATATCAAGATGGCTATTCCTCATTCCGTACTTCCTCATGACCATATGATTGCAGAAAGCTTAAAAAAAATTATAGATGAGCATAAAATTGAAAAAATAATAGTGGGTATTCCCTTTAACCTTAAAGGTGAAATTGGTTATCAAGGTAAAAAAGTAATTGATTTTATAGACAAATATATTAAACCCCATGGTTTGCCTATAGTCCAATATGATGAAAGGTTTAGCACCAAGCTTTGTGAATTTAAAAATAAAAAAGATAAGACTAAGCAAATAGATAAATATTCTGCCTGTGTAATATTAAATGATTATATAACCAGATATGAGAAATAA
- a CDS encoding BMC domain-containing protein has translation MNKALGLIETRGLVGSIEAADAMVKAANVTLISKAYVGGGLVTVIVEGDVGAVKAAVDAGSAAAKRVGEVVSVHVIPRPHEETSKII, from the coding sequence ATGAATAAAGCATTAGGTTTAATTGAGACCAGAGGGCTGGTAGGGTCCATAGAAGCTGCTGATGCCATGGTGAAGGCAGCCAATGTAACTCTAATTTCTAAAGCTTATGTAGGCGGAGGATTAGTTACAGTCATAGTTGAAGGTGATGTAGGGGCAGTAAAAGCTGCTGTAGATGCAGGTTCTGCTGCCGCCAAGAGAGTGGGGGAGGTAGTATCTGTACATGTTATACCTAGGCCCCATGAGGAAACATCAAAAATAATTTAA
- a CDS encoding acylphosphatase: MKTFKIMLSGRVQGVGFRYFTESRAHKYNIKGYVCNTPDYKVEILGQGEEEELEQFIEEIKKGPAYSVVTDVQIQPIVNPKNYYSFDIKF; encoded by the coding sequence ATGAAAACATTTAAAATAATGCTATCGGGAAGAGTGCAAGGAGTGGGCTTCCGTTATTTTACTGAATCCAGGGCTCATAAATATAATATAAAAGGATATGTGTGCAATACCCCTGATTATAAAGTTGAAATACTGGGACAGGGGGAAGAAGAGGAGTTAGAGCAGTTTATAGAAGAAATAAAGAAAGGCCCTGCTTATTCAGTTGTTACGGATGTTCAGATCCAGCCTATTGTTAATCCTAAAAATTATTATTCTTTTGATATAAAATTTTAA
- a CDS encoding methyltransferase domain-containing protein, which translates to MNKILTTPHNFWEKYQEKQRILENYRKKAIKEKIPVLKPEAGSFISFFCWLKKPKSILEIGCGCGYSSYFLIENLMQGSYIGIDLNKKRAEKAESFLAENFNTKNISIITGDALIVISEIDQKFDLVFIDGAKYQYPDYLQALMGKVKRHGYIIADNIFYLNRLPGTNLDKHHKNSGQGIKDYLQLIKNTNNFNSTIYNIGDGLSVSEVLL; encoded by the coding sequence ATGAACAAAATATTAACAACTCCCCATAATTTTTGGGAAAAATATCAGGAAAAACAACGGATATTAGAAAATTACCGTAAGAAAGCAATTAAAGAGAAAATACCAGTCTTAAAACCGGAAGCGGGTAGTTTTATCAGTTTTTTTTGCTGGCTGAAGAAACCAAAAAGCATATTGGAAATAGGCTGCGGTTGTGGATATTCCTCTTATTTTTTAATAGAAAACCTAATGCAGGGCTCGTATATCGGTATTGATTTAAATAAAAAGAGGGCAGAAAAGGCAGAAAGCTTTCTGGCTGAGAACTTCAATACCAAAAACATCAGTATTATCACCGGTGATGCCTTGATTGTAATTTCAGAAATAGACCAGAAATTTGATTTGGTATTTATCGATGGGGCCAAATACCAATACCCTGATTACCTACAGGCATTAATGGGAAAAGTGAAACGGCATGGCTATATCATAGCAGATAATATTTTTTACTTAAATAGACTACCTGGGACAAATTTAGATAAACACCATAAAAATAGTGGCCAGGGTATAAAAGACTATTTGCAATTAATAAAAAATACTAATAATTTTAATAGTACTATCTATAATATAGGTGACGGTTTATCTGTATCTGAGGTTTTATTATGA
- the aroE gene encoding shikimate dehydrogenase, giving the protein MIDSNTRMLAVVGYPCRHSLSPAIHNYFIKKAQYNAAYVAFEFSPDHFDCVFDGMVAMNFIGFNVTMPYKQEAYRKVDSLSEAAAATESVNTVKILPGFKTKGFNTDINGLINCLKNKDFKWKSSQALVLGAGGAARSSIYGLLTKKIKKIYIYNRSLDRAKNIRKLFNNDDRIEIIKYLNNVNVKEINLIINCTPIGMTIDDNLGNKMPIPENWDLYGKFVVEMVYKPVETLLAVKAKKQKAVLINGWDILLSQAAFSFKIWFSQDNIPDTEEINKKLKKLIQNGGLHGFK; this is encoded by the coding sequence ATGATTGATTCTAATACCAGAATGCTGGCCGTGGTCGGATATCCCTGCCGCCACAGTCTCTCGCCGGCAATTCATAATTATTTTATAAAAAAAGCACAATATAATGCTGCCTATGTTGCTTTTGAATTTAGCCCTGACCATTTTGACTGTGTCTTCGATGGTATGGTAGCCATGAATTTCATTGGTTTTAATGTGACTATGCCCTACAAACAAGAAGCATACAGAAAAGTAGATAGCTTGAGCGAGGCCGCCGCTGCCACTGAATCAGTAAATACAGTCAAAATATTACCCGGGTTTAAAACCAAGGGTTTTAATACTGATATTAACGGTTTAATTAATTGCCTTAAAAACAAAGATTTTAAATGGAAATCCTCACAAGCTTTGGTTCTAGGAGCAGGGGGAGCGGCCAGAAGCAGCATATATGGTTTGCTAACTAAAAAAATAAAAAAAATATATATATACAATCGCAGCCTGGATCGTGCAAAAAATATTAGAAAATTATTTAATAATGATGATAGAATAGAGATAATAAAATATTTGAATAATGTAAATGTTAAAGAAATTAACCTTATAATAAATTGCACTCCCATAGGTATGACCATAGACGATAATTTAGGGAATAAAATGCCCATACCGGAAAATTGGGACCTATATGGTAAATTTGTAGTAGAAATGGTTTACAAACCAGTGGAAACCTTGCTGGCAGTAAAAGCTAAAAAACAGAAAGCCGTACTCATAAATGGTTGGGATATTCTGTTAAGCCAGGCTGCATTCTCTTTTAAAATATGGTTTAGCCAGGATAATATACCAGATACCGAAGAAATTAATAAAAAATTAAAAAAATTGATCCAAAACGGAGGTTTGCATGGATTTAAATGA
- a CDS encoding U32 family peptidase, producing the protein MNNIKLPELLVPANNLNTLKYAINYGADAVYVGGKDFNLRSIRGNFSFNQLKQGIDYARQRKVKVYFTLNSIVAENQLDSLVNFIEQLKSINPDALIVADTGVFALVRKLWPEALIHISTQANTSNSMAVNFWARLGAKRINMAREVTFNDLKEIKGKAQIEIEVFAHGALCISYSGRCMLSKYMSGRDANQGKCAHSCRWKYYLMEEERPNLFFPVISDHSGTYIYNSRDLCLLSRLKDLVNLKIDSLKIEGRMKTENYVGQVTWVYRKALDYIKDSKLDQEKIEYLIQQLDKASHRNFTLGFMFLKERQELEDNDNVGYIKKYSFAGVYKDYSAHFNGPVISVKNQFKLGQILDIVQPFKDPVEVKVNRIINDKAGQEIDCANPNDEIVLPGIGNIDKYSLLRVKLV; encoded by the coding sequence ATGAATAATATAAAGCTGCCCGAATTATTAGTTCCGGCAAACAACCTTAATACCTTAAAATATGCTATAAATTATGGAGCAGATGCGGTTTATGTGGGGGGAAAGGATTTTAACCTGCGCAGTATCAGGGGCAATTTTAGTTTTAACCAGCTAAAACAGGGAATAGATTATGCCCGCCAAAGAAAGGTAAAAGTATATTTTACCCTAAATTCCATAGTTGCAGAAAATCAGCTTGATAGTTTGGTCAATTTTATAGAGCAACTGAAATCAATTAATCCTGATGCTTTAATAGTAGCCGATACCGGAGTATTCGCCCTGGTTAGAAAATTATGGCCTGAAGCTTTAATTCATATCAGTACCCAGGCCAACACCTCTAACAGTATGGCTGTAAACTTCTGGGCAAGACTGGGTGCAAAAAGAATAAATATGGCCCGTGAAGTTACTTTTAATGATTTAAAGGAAATCAAAGGTAAAGCCCAAATTGAAATAGAGGTATTTGCCCATGGAGCCCTATGTATTTCCTATTCAGGTCGCTGTATGCTATCCAAATACATGAGTGGCCGAGATGCCAATCAAGGAAAATGCGCCCATAGCTGTAGATGGAAATACTATCTTATGGAAGAAGAGAGGCCTAATCTATTTTTTCCTGTTATTTCTGACCATTCAGGCACTTATATTTACAATTCCAGGGATCTCTGCCTGCTTTCACGGTTAAAGGATTTGGTGAATTTAAAGATAGATAGCCTCAAAATTGAAGGCAGGATGAAAACTGAAAATTATGTAGGCCAAGTAACCTGGGTTTACCGCAAGGCACTGGACTACATTAAAGATAGTAAGCTGGATCAGGAGAAAATAGAATATCTTATCCAACAACTGGATAAAGCATCTCATCGAAATTTCACTTTGGGTTTCATGTTTTTAAAAGAAAGGCAGGAACTTGAAGATAACGATAATGTAGGTTATATAAAAAAATATAGCTTTGCGGGAGTATACAAAGACTACAGCGCCCATTTTAATGGTCCTGTCATATCTGTTAAGAATCAATTTAAGTTAGGACAAATCCTGGATATAGTACAACCTTTTAAAGATCCTGTAGAGGTAAAGGTAAATAGAATTATTAATGATAAGGCAGGGCAGGAGATTGATTGTGCCAACCCTAATGACGAGATAGTGCTGCCCGGTATAGGCAATATTGACAAATATTCTCTGCTTAGAGTTAAACTGGTATAA
- the mltG gene encoding endolytic transglycosylase MltG gives MRNKIFTIIILMLALIIFTSCSLVAVQKEPEIEKGMPIEIEIKEGMNLTQISQLLQDEGVVENGFVFRLYVQQQQKETALLPGTYTLITGSEMEVVLDTITAGPKIVTYKLIIPEGFTLDQIKERVAQLPFIHSSDMEQAMQIGNYDYSFLEGAESLEGFLFPKTYELTADYTAKDIIGLLISQYQLETSSLDYSWAGQNDLTPYQILIIASLIEREAYVAEERELISAVIHNRLEIGMPLGIDATIRYGLDKWDQDLTVSDLQTDSPYNTRLYAGLIPTPICNPGLEAIRAALSPADVDYLYFVVTDEEKHTHSFSTTLDQHEQNINNSP, from the coding sequence ATGAGAAATAAAATTTTTACCATTATAATTTTAATGCTGGCCTTAATTATTTTTACCAGCTGCAGCCTGGTAGCTGTCCAGAAAGAACCTGAAATTGAAAAAGGTATGCCAATAGAAATAGAGATTAAAGAAGGCATGAATCTTACCCAGATTTCCCAGCTTTTACAGGACGAGGGAGTAGTAGAAAATGGTTTTGTTTTCCGGCTTTACGTTCAACAGCAACAAAAAGAAACTGCACTGCTTCCAGGGACCTATACTTTAATTACTGGCTCTGAAATGGAAGTTGTGCTGGATACTATTACCGCAGGGCCCAAGATAGTTACCTATAAACTAATTATACCCGAAGGGTTTACGCTCGATCAAATAAAAGAAAGGGTGGCACAGCTTCCCTTTATCCACTCTTCAGATATGGAACAGGCTATGCAAATAGGAAATTATGATTATTCCTTTCTGGAAGGAGCCGAAAGCCTGGAAGGATTTTTGTTTCCAAAAACCTATGAATTAACCGCTGATTATACCGCTAAAGATATAATCGGTCTTCTTATTTCCCAATACCAATTAGAGACTAGTTCTCTTGATTATTCCTGGGCCGGTCAAAACGATTTGACTCCTTACCAGATACTGATAATAGCTTCTTTAATTGAAAGGGAGGCCTATGTAGCGGAAGAAAGAGAGCTGATTTCAGCAGTAATTCATAACCGACTGGAAATAGGTATGCCTTTGGGCATTGATGCTACCATAAGATATGGCCTTGATAAATGGGACCAGGATTTAACTGTGTCGGACTTACAAACAGATTCGCCCTATAATACCAGGCTATATGCAGGGCTGATACCCACACCTATATGTAATCCCGGCCTGGAAGCAATCCGGGCAGCCCTTTCACCAGCAGATGTAGATTACCTTTATTTTGTAGTTACAGATGAAGAAAAGCATACTCATTCTTTTTCAACAACGCTTGACCAGCATGAACAAAATATTAACAACTCCCCATAA